The sequence TAAGTCAGAACGGTACAATTAAAGCCCAAAACAACCATGACGGCGGTGCAAAATTTACGGTGAGGTTTTACAAGGGAGTTGTCTGATACATTTACTTCTTAAGTGACGTTTTTGTTATTTTTAAGTCACCTTCCTGTCATATTGGCGGATTATAATTAAAGCATAGACTGAACTTTTGGGAGATGAAAGTATTTATGGAGATATTGAGGGTTGAAAACGTGACAAAAACGTACGGCACCGGAGAGAACATGGTCAGGGCATTGGACGGTGTTTCATTTTCGGTAAAAAAGGGTGAATTCATTGCAATTGTAGGGCCATCGGGTTCGGGCAAATCCACACTTTTGCATATTTTAGGCGGAGTGGACAAACCTACAAGCGGCAAGGTTTTTATGGACGGCAAGGATGTTTATGCTCAAAATGACGAGCAGCTTGCAATTTTTCGCCGCCGGCAGGTGGGGCTCATATATCAGTTTTACAACCTTATACCCGTGTTAAATGTAGTGGAGAATATTACACTTCCGGTACTTATGGACGGAAGAAAAGTGAACAAAGAACGACTGGAAGAGTTGATTGAGACTTTGAATCTTAAAGGAAGGGAAAATCATTTGCCCAATCAGCTGTCGGGAGGCCAGCAGCAAAGGGTGTCCATTGGCAGGGCATTGATAAATGCTCCTTCGGTGGTGCTTGCGGACGAACCCACGGGAAACCTGGATTCGAAAAACAGCCAGGAAATTGTGGAACTTTTGAAACTCTCCAATAAAAAATACAATCAAACCTTGATTGTTATTACCCATGACGAAAATATTGCGTTGCAGGCAAACCGAGTAATTGCCATTGAGGACGGGAGGATCATTCGTGACGAGGTGATTCGGCAATGAACGTTTTTTACAAATTAACACTAAAAATTCTTGAAAAGAACAAGGCAAGAACCCTCGTCACCATCATTGGAATTATTTTATCCGCATCAATGATTACGGCGGTCACATGCTTTATTTCAAGTCTTCAGGACTTTTTGGTGGATATGGTTGTTGCACGGGAGGGAGACTGGTACGGCGTAGTATATGACGTGAAAAAAGAACAGATTGAAAGTTTAAAGAAAGATAAAGAGGTAAAATCCGTGGTATGGCTTCGGAAAATTGGCTATGCATGGCTCGAAGGCTCTCAGAACGAGTACAAGCCGTATTTGTTT comes from Acetivibrio thermocellus ATCC 27405 and encodes:
- a CDS encoding ABC transporter ATP-binding protein translates to MEILRVENVTKTYGTGENMVRALDGVSFSVKKGEFIAIVGPSGSGKSTLLHILGGVDKPTSGKVFMDGKDVYAQNDEQLAIFRRRQVGLIYQFYNLIPVLNVVENITLPVLMDGRKVNKERLEELIETLNLKGRENHLPNQLSGGQQQRVSIGRALINAPSVVLADEPTGNLDSKNSQEIVELLKLSNKKYNQTLIVITHDENIALQANRVIAIEDGRIIRDEVIRQ